One stretch of Rathayibacter festucae DSM 15932 DNA includes these proteins:
- the cls gene encoding cardiolipin synthase has translation MNTPDWSLVLAVGAIVVELVVRVIAVIVVPRNRRPTTGLAWLMAIFLIPYVGILLFLFIGSYRLPRKRRRKQEEINRFILESTEGIDRVARNHPWPLWLESVVTLNRNLGAMPLVGGNDARLQGGYEQTIRAMADEIDRARRYVHCEFYILAADATTAPFFDALDRAVARGVTVRILLDHIASIRVPGYYTGTHRRLRALERAGARWSYMLPVRPWLGQYQRPDLRNHRKLLIVDGNAAFMGSQNVVDSSYNKRGNIRRGLHWHDLMVRLEGPVVQGINAIFITDWYSETDELLLRESEPMEALQQRDTIDCQVVPSGPGFDGENNLRLFLALLYSAQKSIIITSPYFVPDEAMLYAITTATRRGVHVELFVSEIGDQAVVYHAQRSYYETLLTAGVRIWMYRKPTILHAKHFTIDDDVAVIGSSNMDMRSFTLNLEVSLMVRGADFVEDLREVQQDYREHSRELTLREWRQQPLRSTILDNLARLTSALQ, from the coding sequence GTGAACACTCCCGACTGGTCGCTGGTCCTCGCGGTCGGCGCGATCGTCGTGGAGCTCGTCGTCCGCGTGATCGCGGTCATCGTCGTCCCGCGCAACCGCCGCCCGACCACCGGCCTCGCCTGGCTGATGGCGATCTTCCTGATCCCCTACGTCGGCATCCTGCTCTTCCTCTTCATCGGCAGCTACCGGCTGCCGCGCAAGCGCCGGCGCAAGCAGGAGGAGATCAACCGCTTCATCCTGGAGTCGACCGAGGGCATCGACCGGGTCGCCCGCAACCACCCCTGGCCGCTCTGGCTCGAGTCCGTCGTCACCCTCAACCGCAACCTCGGCGCGATGCCCCTCGTCGGCGGCAACGACGCCCGCCTGCAGGGCGGCTACGAGCAGACCATCCGCGCGATGGCGGACGAGATCGACCGCGCCCGCCGCTACGTGCACTGCGAGTTCTACATCCTCGCCGCCGACGCGACGACGGCCCCGTTCTTCGACGCGCTCGACCGCGCCGTCGCCCGCGGCGTGACGGTGCGGATCCTGCTGGACCACATCGCGTCCATCCGCGTGCCCGGCTACTACACCGGGACGCACCGCCGCCTGCGCGCGCTGGAGCGGGCCGGCGCGCGCTGGTCGTACATGCTGCCCGTGCGCCCGTGGCTCGGCCAGTACCAGCGCCCGGACCTCCGCAACCACCGCAAGCTGCTGATCGTGGACGGCAACGCGGCGTTCATGGGCTCGCAGAACGTCGTCGACTCGAGCTACAACAAGCGCGGCAACATCCGCCGCGGCCTGCACTGGCACGACCTGATGGTGCGCCTCGAGGGCCCGGTGGTGCAGGGCATCAACGCCATCTTCATCACCGACTGGTACAGCGAGACGGACGAGCTGCTCCTGCGCGAGTCCGAGCCGATGGAGGCGCTGCAGCAGCGCGACACCATCGACTGCCAGGTGGTGCCGAGCGGTCCGGGCTTCGACGGCGAGAACAACCTCCGCCTCTTCCTCGCGCTGCTCTACTCGGCGCAGAAGTCGATCATCATCACGAGCCCGTACTTCGTCCCGGACGAGGCGATGCTCTACGCGATCACGACCGCGACCCGCCGCGGCGTGCACGTCGAGCTCTTCGTCTCCGAGATCGGCGACCAGGCCGTCGTCTACCACGCGCAGCGCTCCTACTACGAGACGCTGCTCACCGCCGGCGTGCGGATCTGGATGTACCGGAAGCCCACCATCCTGCACGCGAAGCACTTCACCATCGACGACGACGTCGCCGTGATCGGCTCGAGCAACATGGACATGCGCTCCTTCACGCTCAACCTGGAGGTGTCGCTGATGGTGCGCGGCGCCGACTTCGTCGAGGACCTGCGCGAGGTGCAGCAGGACTACCGGGAGCACTCCCGCGAGCTGACGCTGCGCGAATGGCGCCAGCAGCCGCTGCGCTCGACGATCCTCGACAATCTGGCGCGGCTCACCTCGGCCCTCCAATAG
- a CDS encoding Rossmann-like and DUF2520 domain-containing protein codes for MPDARRDGRLGVGIIGAGPVGPVLGAALANAGHAVVGVATTSDAGRERVDALLPGAPVLAIPDLVERSELVIIAVPGAEIAALVAGLAATGAWQPGQLVLHTAAEHGFGVLAPALASGVIPLAVHPAMTFTGTSLDLARLAETYFAVTAPGPVLPIAQALVVEMGGEPVTVAEADRPAYAEAVSTATTFSTAIVEQAAGLLAGIGVDKPGFFLSSLVRSSVDDALRRAAG; via the coding sequence ATGCCTGACGCCCGCCGCGACGGACGCCTCGGCGTCGGGATCATCGGCGCCGGACCGGTCGGCCCGGTGCTCGGTGCCGCGCTCGCCAACGCCGGGCACGCCGTGGTCGGCGTCGCCACGACGAGCGACGCCGGTCGCGAGCGCGTCGACGCCCTGCTGCCCGGCGCTCCGGTGCTCGCGATCCCCGATCTCGTCGAGCGGAGCGAGCTGGTGATCATCGCCGTCCCCGGCGCCGAGATCGCGGCCCTCGTGGCGGGCCTCGCCGCGACCGGCGCCTGGCAGCCCGGGCAGCTCGTGCTGCACACCGCCGCTGAGCACGGCTTCGGCGTGCTGGCGCCCGCCCTGGCGTCGGGCGTCATCCCGCTCGCGGTGCACCCGGCGATGACGTTCACCGGCACCAGCCTCGACCTCGCGCGCCTCGCCGAGACCTACTTCGCCGTGACCGCGCCCGGCCCGGTGCTGCCGATCGCACAGGCCCTCGTCGTCGAGATGGGCGGCGAGCCGGTCACCGTCGCGGAGGCGGACCGCCCCGCCTATGCCGAGGCCGTCTCCACCGCCACCACCTTCTCGACCGCCATCGTCGAGCAGGCCGCCGGCCTCCTCGCCGGCATCGGCGTCGACAAGCCCGGCTTCTTCCTCTCCAGCCTCGTCCGCTCCTCCGTCGACGACGCCCTCCGCCGCGCGGCCGGCTGA
- the panC gene encoding pantoate--beta-alanine ligase, translating into MISTIERIGELRETLREARRGGARIALVPTMGALHDGHLALVDRAREIADVVVVSIFVNPLQFGPNEDLDRYPRDLAADVALLEERGVAHVFAPSVAEMYPDGPSSTRVVAGKVGSLYEGRSRPGHFDGMLTVVSKLLHIVQPDVAMFGQKDAQQLFLVRRMVRDLDLPVAIEGVDTVREEDGLALSSRNRYLDARERRAARTIPLLLEAAASAADRGIDAVIAAAQSASMGEPLVKLDYLVVANPATLLPVDDDHRGPALVLVAAVVGSTRLLDNGPILLA; encoded by the coding sequence GTGATCAGCACCATCGAACGCATCGGAGAGCTCCGGGAGACCCTGCGGGAGGCTCGGCGCGGCGGGGCGCGGATCGCCCTCGTGCCGACCATGGGCGCGCTGCACGACGGGCACCTCGCCCTGGTCGACCGGGCGCGGGAGATCGCGGACGTCGTCGTCGTCTCGATCTTCGTGAATCCGCTGCAGTTCGGCCCGAACGAGGACCTCGACCGCTATCCGCGCGACCTCGCGGCCGACGTCGCCCTGCTCGAGGAGCGCGGCGTCGCGCACGTCTTCGCGCCGAGCGTCGCCGAGATGTACCCGGACGGCCCCTCCTCCACCCGCGTCGTCGCGGGGAAGGTCGGCTCGCTCTACGAGGGCCGCTCGCGCCCCGGCCACTTCGACGGCATGCTGACCGTCGTCTCGAAGCTCCTGCACATCGTGCAGCCGGACGTCGCAATGTTCGGGCAGAAGGACGCGCAGCAGCTCTTCCTCGTCCGCCGGATGGTCCGCGACCTCGATCTGCCCGTCGCGATCGAGGGCGTGGACACCGTCCGCGAGGAGGACGGCCTCGCGCTCTCCAGCCGCAACCGCTACCTCGACGCCCGCGAGCGCCGCGCCGCCCGGACGATCCCGCTGCTGCTCGAGGCCGCCGCCTCCGCCGCCGATCGCGGGATCGACGCCGTGATCGCGGCCGCGCAGTCCGCCTCGATGGGCGAGCCGCTGGTTAAGCTGGACTACCTCGTCGTCGCGAACCCGGCGACGCTCCTGCCGGTCGACGACGACCACCGCGGCCCGGCCCTCGTGCTCGTCGCCGCGGTCGTCGGCTCCACCCGGCTCCTCGACAACGGCCCGATCCTGCTCGCCTGA
- a CDS encoding DUF3180 domain-containing protein — protein sequence MKRTRISSLLGLALVGAVAGFLIDLAIASAGRPVLIPPLTVPLTLVVVAALVIGFAIPIHRATKGTLRRPIDPFRAMRVVVLAKASSLVGALLLGASGGVLVYLLSRPVVPSLGSVWQDVAAIVGAIVLLVAGLVAEHLCTIPPTDDDDPAVGEVNHA from the coding sequence GTGAAGCGCACCCGCATCAGCTCCCTGCTCGGCCTGGCCCTCGTCGGCGCCGTCGCCGGCTTCCTGATCGACCTGGCCATCGCCTCCGCGGGGCGCCCGGTGCTGATCCCGCCGCTCACCGTCCCGCTCACGCTCGTGGTGGTCGCGGCGCTCGTGATCGGCTTCGCGATCCCGATCCACCGCGCGACCAAGGGGACGCTCCGCCGCCCCATCGACCCGTTCCGCGCGATGCGCGTCGTCGTGCTGGCGAAGGCGTCGAGTCTCGTCGGTGCCCTGCTGCTCGGGGCCTCCGGGGGGGTGCTCGTCTACCTGCTGAGCCGGCCCGTGGTGCCTTCGCTAGGCTCCGTGTGGCAGGACGTGGCCGCCATCGTCGGCGCGATCGTCCTGCTGGTGGCCGGTCTGGTCGCCGAGCACCTGTGCACCATCCCGCCGACCGACGACGACGACCCCGCTGTCGGCGAGGTGAACCACGCCTGA
- a CDS encoding AraC family transcriptional regulator yields MIPRPSHLNPLCVPLSAGARAVRLRGSAGASALRRTVDVSVPTSAGFRMDLAIAATERVRVIHVVSTAFAVRWPGTSAVDGSSVFLLPMDGVLAVDTTSGLLEVEEGGLALSTEDPVVIRTSRPARFLVLCADNGVSERRRTDPVRLVPATSTTATARTMLRAFLAELDPENPVQAEYLEGTVLRLARLLGSEREEGSRERLGLHDMVEAALQVIQADYSDPTLDPSTVARRCRVSLRTLQRAVADERGSTLRRLISDVRTENALRLVGTPESSILPLSDIARRSGFSSPERLRRAIATETGLSPSEYRRRLNGEDLAAG; encoded by the coding sequence GTGATCCCTCGTCCCTCACATCTGAACCCGCTCTGCGTCCCGCTGAGCGCCGGCGCGCGCGCCGTGCGGCTCCGGGGCTCAGCGGGCGCCTCGGCGCTGCGCCGCACGGTCGACGTCTCCGTCCCGACGTCGGCCGGCTTCCGGATGGACCTCGCCATCGCCGCGACCGAGCGCGTCCGCGTGATCCACGTCGTCTCGACGGCGTTCGCCGTCCGCTGGCCCGGAACGAGCGCGGTCGACGGGTCCTCGGTCTTCCTCCTGCCGATGGACGGCGTCCTCGCCGTCGATACGACGTCCGGCCTGCTCGAGGTCGAGGAGGGCGGGCTCGCCCTCTCCACGGAGGATCCGGTCGTCATCCGCACCTCCCGCCCGGCCCGCTTCCTCGTGCTCTGCGCCGACAACGGCGTCTCGGAGCGCCGCCGCACCGACCCGGTCCGGCTCGTCCCCGCCACCTCGACGACGGCCACCGCGCGGACGATGCTGCGGGCGTTCCTGGCCGAGCTCGACCCCGAGAACCCGGTGCAGGCCGAGTACCTCGAGGGCACCGTCCTGCGCCTCGCCCGGCTGCTCGGCTCGGAGCGGGAGGAGGGCTCGCGCGAGCGCCTGGGTCTGCACGACATGGTCGAGGCCGCCCTGCAGGTGATCCAGGCCGACTACAGCGACCCGACGCTCGACCCGAGCACGGTGGCGCGGCGCTGCCGGGTCAGCCTGCGGACGCTCCAGCGCGCGGTGGCCGACGAGCGCGGCTCGACCCTGCGTCGGCTCATCTCCGACGTCCGCACCGAGAACGCCCTGCGCCTGGTCGGCACGCCGGAGTCGAGCATCCTCCCGCTCAGCGACATCGCCCGGCGCTCCGGCTTCTCGTCGCCCGAGCGGCTGCGGCGCGCGATCGCGACCGAGACGGGGCTGTCCCCGAGCGAGTACCGGCGCCGTCTGAACGGCGAGGACCTCGCCGCGGGCTGA
- the lysS gene encoding lysine--tRNA ligase, which translates to MVDTPGAPVPPSEPTPEEASEQKAVRLAKRERLIELAGDDLGGGAYPVSVAVTDTIAAVRARHEGIEPDVKTGERVGLAGRVVFQRNTGKLCFATLQAGDGSRIQAMVSLGDVGEESLASWKELVDLGDHLFVAGEVLSSKRGELSVWVSEWSIAAKAILPLPNLHNELGDETRMRQRYLDLIVRPQARETVIARSTVNASLRRTFVDHGFLEVETPMLQVMHGGASARPFATHSNAFDTELYLRIAPELYLKRAVVGGIDRVFEINRNFRNEGADSTHSPEFAMLEAYQAYGDYSSIADLTQELIQNAALAVAGSHVVTWADGTEYDLGGEWDRISMYESLSLAAGIAITPQTPLVELETLAAREGVEVHVPTHGKYVEELWEHFVKGGLVRPTFVMDFPVDTSPLVRAHRSVPGVVEKWDLYVRGFELATGYSELIDPVVQRERFVEQALQAAAGDDEAMRLDEDFLRALEHGMPPTGGMGMGIDRLLMAVTGLGIRETILFPLVK; encoded by the coding sequence ATGGTCGACACCCCCGGCGCCCCCGTGCCCCCGTCCGAGCCCACGCCCGAGGAGGCCTCCGAGCAGAAGGCCGTCCGCCTGGCCAAGCGCGAGCGCCTGATCGAGCTGGCCGGCGACGACCTCGGCGGCGGCGCCTACCCGGTCTCCGTCGCGGTCACCGACACCATCGCCGCGGTGCGCGCGCGCCACGAGGGCATCGAGCCCGACGTCAAGACCGGCGAGCGGGTCGGCCTCGCCGGACGCGTCGTCTTCCAGCGCAACACCGGCAAGCTCTGCTTCGCGACGCTGCAGGCCGGCGACGGCTCGCGGATCCAGGCGATGGTCTCGCTCGGCGACGTCGGCGAGGAGTCGCTGGCGAGCTGGAAGGAGCTCGTCGACCTGGGCGATCACCTCTTCGTCGCCGGCGAGGTGCTCTCCAGCAAGCGCGGCGAGCTCTCGGTCTGGGTGTCGGAGTGGAGCATCGCGGCCAAGGCGATCCTCCCGCTGCCGAACCTGCACAACGAGCTCGGCGACGAGACCCGGATGCGCCAGCGCTACCTCGACCTGATCGTGCGCCCGCAGGCCCGCGAGACCGTGATCGCCCGCTCGACCGTGAACGCGTCCCTCCGGAGGACCTTCGTCGACCACGGCTTCCTCGAGGTCGAGACCCCGATGCTCCAGGTGATGCACGGCGGCGCCTCGGCCCGCCCCTTCGCCACGCACTCGAACGCCTTCGACACCGAGCTCTACCTCCGCATCGCGCCGGAGCTCTACCTCAAGCGCGCCGTCGTCGGCGGCATCGACCGCGTCTTCGAGATCAACCGCAACTTCCGCAACGAGGGCGCCGATTCGACGCACTCGCCCGAGTTCGCGATGCTCGAGGCGTACCAGGCCTACGGCGACTACTCGAGCATCGCCGACCTCACCCAGGAGCTGATCCAGAACGCGGCGCTCGCCGTGGCCGGCTCCCACGTGGTCACCTGGGCCGACGGCACCGAGTACGACCTCGGCGGCGAGTGGGACCGCATCTCGATGTACGAGAGCCTCTCGCTGGCCGCCGGCATCGCGATCACCCCGCAGACTCCGCTGGTCGAGCTCGAGACGCTCGCCGCGCGCGAGGGCGTCGAGGTGCACGTGCCCACCCACGGCAAGTACGTCGAGGAGCTCTGGGAGCACTTCGTCAAGGGCGGCCTCGTCCGGCCCACCTTCGTCATGGACTTCCCGGTCGACACCTCGCCGCTGGTGCGCGCGCACCGCAGTGTCCCGGGCGTCGTCGAGAAGTGGGACCTCTACGTCCGCGGCTTCGAGCTGGCCACCGGCTACTCCGAGCTGATCGACCCGGTCGTCCAGCGCGAGCGCTTCGTCGAGCAGGCGCTCCAGGCCGCGGCCGGCGACGACGAGGCGATGCGCCTCGACGAGGACTTCCTCCGCGCGCTCGAGCACGGCATGCCGCCGACCGGTGGCATGGGCATGGGCATCGACCGGCTGCTGATGGCCGTCACCGGTCTCGGGATCCGCGAGACCATCCTCTTCCCGCTGGTCAAGTAG
- a CDS encoding PH domain-containing protein produces the protein MAGPWRRVSPKYVAVEVVSAVVSSVVLLAVPTFLLLIGVDWAWILVVAAAILAVTLLIVAPRRARAYGYRLREDDLLFRRGIMFQRFVSVPYGRMQLIDVNRGPLARALGLADLRFVTAAAATGVSIPGLVDGDAEELRDRLVELAESRRAGL, from the coding sequence CTGGCCGGTCCGTGGCGGCGCGTGTCGCCGAAGTACGTGGCCGTCGAGGTCGTCTCGGCCGTCGTCTCCAGCGTGGTGCTCCTCGCCGTGCCGACCTTCCTGCTGCTGATCGGCGTCGACTGGGCCTGGATCCTCGTCGTCGCGGCGGCGATCCTCGCCGTCACGCTGCTGATCGTCGCCCCCCGCCGCGCTCGCGCGTACGGCTACCGGCTGCGCGAGGACGACCTGCTCTTCCGCCGCGGCATCATGTTCCAGCGCTTCGTCTCGGTGCCCTACGGCCGCATGCAGCTGATCGACGTCAACCGCGGCCCGCTCGCCCGCGCGCTCGGCCTGGCCGACCTGCGCTTCGTGACCGCCGCCGCGGCGACCGGTGTCAGCATCCCCGGGCTCGTCGACGGCGACGCCGAGGAGCTGCGCGATCGGCTCGTCGAGCTGGCGGAGTCGCGCCGGGCCGGCCTGTGA
- a CDS encoding PH domain-containing protein produces the protein MSEAPAAVRGIETDLADGEWHRLHPATPVLKGGIGLLVVLGILITNLRERLLELFLPGPGDYESGDPVDALIDRGLIGWALLAVAAGLAVAVFAFWLSWRMHTFRITDEIVEVRSGVLFRTNRRARLDRIQGIAVQRPLFARLFGAAKLEVSVAGQDANVQLSYLGSRLVDALRRDILRLASGVREREAVAGEAPAGGFLARRLEEFAEPEEQAPPESVVSIPPGRLLGSLVFSGFTVFLVVAIVAVVLTSVYGSPYVLIAILPGLIGSGSYYIRQFVRSLRYSIAATPDGVRVGYGVLSTSSDTLPPGRIHAVEITQPLLWRPFGWWQVKIDRAGHAASRGANGEPNTTILPVGDLAAVERVLALLLPGDDEGAEATPVGDALRRRDAPGFTSAPRSAMLLRPFSWRRTGFRLAEDVVVLRSGAVWRRVTVVPLARMQSVGVQQGPLQRMLGLASARVHTVAGPVTPLVPVMSVSDGIAFFESVGRAGTAAAERDASHHWGRRPAAAPTPRDAWAAPEGDPYA, from the coding sequence GTGAGCGAGGCTCCTGCGGCCGTCCGCGGCATCGAGACCGACCTCGCCGACGGCGAGTGGCACCGCCTGCATCCCGCGACGCCCGTGCTCAAGGGCGGGATCGGCCTGCTGGTGGTCCTCGGCATCCTGATCACCAACCTCCGCGAGCGCCTGCTCGAGCTCTTCCTCCCCGGCCCGGGCGACTACGAGAGCGGCGACCCGGTCGACGCCCTGATCGATCGCGGGCTGATCGGCTGGGCGCTGCTCGCCGTGGCGGCCGGTCTCGCCGTCGCCGTGTTCGCCTTCTGGCTGTCCTGGCGGATGCACACCTTCCGCATCACCGACGAGATCGTCGAGGTGCGCTCGGGAGTGCTGTTCCGCACCAACCGGCGCGCGCGGCTCGACCGCATCCAGGGCATCGCCGTGCAGCGCCCGCTCTTCGCCCGGCTGTTCGGCGCGGCCAAGCTCGAGGTCAGCGTCGCCGGGCAGGACGCGAACGTGCAGCTCTCCTACCTCGGCTCGCGGCTGGTCGACGCGCTGCGGCGCGACATCCTGCGGCTGGCGTCGGGGGTGCGCGAGCGGGAGGCCGTCGCAGGGGAGGCGCCGGCCGGCGGCTTCCTCGCCCGCCGGCTTGAGGAGTTCGCCGAGCCGGAGGAGCAGGCGCCGCCCGAGTCGGTGGTCTCCATCCCGCCCGGGCGGCTGCTCGGCTCCCTGGTGTTCAGCGGCTTCACCGTGTTCCTGGTGGTGGCGATCGTGGCCGTCGTGCTCACCTCGGTCTACGGCTCGCCCTACGTGCTGATCGCGATCCTGCCCGGCCTGATCGGCTCCGGCAGCTACTACATCCGCCAGTTCGTCCGCTCGCTGCGCTACTCGATCGCCGCGACGCCGGACGGCGTGCGGGTCGGCTACGGCGTGCTCTCGACCAGCAGCGACACCCTGCCGCCCGGCCGGATCCATGCCGTCGAGATCACCCAGCCGCTGCTCTGGCGGCCGTTCGGCTGGTGGCAGGTGAAGATCGACCGGGCCGGCCACGCGGCCTCGCGCGGTGCGAACGGCGAGCCGAACACCACGATCCTCCCGGTCGGCGACCTCGCCGCCGTCGAGCGCGTGCTCGCGCTGCTGCTGCCCGGCGACGACGAGGGCGCCGAGGCGACCCCGGTCGGCGACGCGTTGCGCCGCCGGGACGCCCCCGGCTTCACCAGCGCGCCCCGCTCGGCGATGCTCCTGCGGCCCTTCTCCTGGCGGCGCACCGGCTTCCGGCTGGCGGAGGACGTCGTGGTCCTGCGCAGCGGAGCCGTCTGGCGCCGCGTCACGGTCGTCCCGCTCGCGCGGATGCAGAGCGTCGGTGTGCAGCAGGGGCCGCTGCAGCGGATGCTCGGGCTGGCCTCGGCGCGCGTGCACACGGTCGCCGGCCCGGTCACGCCGCTGGTGCCGGTGATGAGCGTCAGCGACGGAATCGCCTTCTTCGAGAGCGTGGGCCGCGCCGGGACCGCCGCGGCCGAGCGCGACGCCAGCCACCACTGGGGGCGACGGCCCGCCGCCGCTCCGACGCCCCGCGACGCGTGGGCCGCACCCGAGGGGGATCCGTATGCCTGA
- the folB gene encoding dihydroneopterin aldolase, with protein sequence MTDPARSAATPPTLDAAALALRDSITLTGLRVRAHHGVFDFERENGQDFVIDATVWLDLAPAASGDALAETVHYGELAIALADAVTRDPVDLIETVAERLAAVALSFAAAEVVRITVHKPDAPIPLPFDDVAVQITRVRP encoded by the coding sequence GTGACCGACCCCGCCCGCTCCGCCGCCACTCCGCCGACGCTCGACGCCGCCGCGCTCGCGCTGCGCGACTCGATCACCCTCACGGGCCTGCGCGTGCGCGCGCACCACGGCGTCTTCGACTTCGAGCGCGAGAACGGCCAGGACTTCGTCATCGACGCCACGGTCTGGCTCGACCTCGCTCCCGCGGCGAGCGGCGACGCGCTGGCCGAGACGGTGCACTACGGCGAGCTGGCGATCGCCCTCGCCGACGCCGTCACCCGCGACCCGGTCGATCTGATCGAGACCGTCGCCGAGCGCCTGGCCGCGGTCGCGCTGAGCTTCGCCGCCGCCGAGGTGGTGCGGATCACCGTGCACAAGCCCGACGCGCCCATCCCGCTGCCGTTCGACGACGTCGCGGTGCAGATCACCCGGGTCCGCCCGTGA
- a CDS encoding NAD(P)/FAD-dependent oxidoreductase, translating to MAASRTTRILILGGGYVGLYTAWGLEKLRRATPIDVTVVEPNPYMTYQPLLPEVAGGHVQPRHVTVPLVQALKRTRIVRGAITGVSLAERSATVAAMDGTSRTLPFDHVVFALGAVTRTFPTPGLAEHAIGFKTVEEAAHLRDRVIENIAKAALTTDPTERRRLLTFVFVGGGYTGVEALSELLDLSRRTLAAQPSLSMGDVTWHLVEALDRVAPEVGPELSVWTLDHLRERGVHVHLKTTMPSCEDGVVELSSGERIPAATIVWTAGVKPNPILDATDAPRGPKGHVMADARLRVITEDGEPVGSAWAAGDGAQVPDLTAAKQPAYYPPNAQNAVRQAKLLARNIIADITGGPVEEYRHVSVGTVAEYGIGKGAGVIKGVKLRGVPAWLAHRAYHGAAMPTFDRKWRIIAGWVVDAVSRRDLSPMSALQDPRRAFRETAEATDREAAEKRAAKEKEKAAEAS from the coding sequence ATGGCGGCGAGCAGAACGACGCGCATCCTCATCCTCGGCGGCGGCTACGTCGGCCTCTACACGGCCTGGGGCCTCGAGAAGCTCCGGAGAGCGACGCCGATCGACGTCACGGTCGTCGAGCCGAACCCCTACATGACCTACCAGCCGCTCCTCCCCGAGGTGGCCGGCGGGCACGTCCAGCCGCGCCACGTCACGGTGCCGCTGGTGCAGGCGCTGAAGCGCACCCGCATCGTCCGCGGCGCGATCACCGGCGTCAGCCTGGCCGAGCGCTCGGCCACCGTCGCCGCGATGGACGGCACCAGCCGCACGCTGCCCTTCGACCACGTCGTCTTCGCGCTCGGCGCGGTGACCCGCACCTTCCCGACGCCCGGTCTCGCCGAGCACGCCATCGGCTTCAAGACGGTCGAGGAGGCGGCGCACCTGCGCGACCGGGTCATCGAGAACATCGCGAAGGCCGCGCTGACCACCGATCCGACCGAGCGCCGGCGCCTGCTCACCTTCGTCTTCGTCGGCGGCGGCTACACCGGGGTCGAGGCGCTCAGCGAGCTGCTCGACCTCAGCCGCCGCACCCTCGCCGCGCAGCCCTCGCTGTCGATGGGCGACGTCACCTGGCACCTCGTCGAGGCGCTCGACCGGGTCGCGCCCGAGGTCGGCCCGGAGCTCTCGGTCTGGACGCTCGACCACCTCCGCGAGCGCGGCGTGCACGTGCACCTGAAGACGACGATGCCCTCCTGCGAGGACGGCGTGGTCGAGCTCTCCAGCGGCGAGCGGATCCCTGCTGCGACGATCGTGTGGACCGCGGGCGTGAAGCCCAACCCGATCCTCGACGCGACCGATGCGCCCCGCGGGCCGAAGGGCCACGTGATGGCCGACGCGCGCCTCCGGGTGATCACCGAGGACGGCGAGCCCGTCGGCTCGGCCTGGGCGGCCGGCGACGGCGCGCAGGTGCCCGACCTCACCGCCGCGAAGCAGCCCGCGTACTACCCGCCGAACGCCCAGAACGCCGTCCGCCAGGCCAAGCTGCTGGCGCGCAACATCATCGCCGACATCACCGGCGGCCCGGTCGAGGAGTACCGGCACGTGTCCGTCGGCACGGTCGCCGAGTACGGGATCGGCAAGGGCGCGGGGGTCATCAAGGGCGTGAAGCTCCGCGGAGTGCCCGCCTGGCTCGCGCACCGGGCGTACCACGGGGCCGCCATGCCGACGTTCGACCGCAAGTGGCGCATCATCGCCGGCTGGGTCGTCGACGCCGTCTCGCGCCGCGACCTGTCGCCGATGAGCGCGCTGCAGGATCCGCGCCGCGCGTTCCGCGAGACCGCCGAGGCGACCGACCGCGAGGCGGCGGAGAAGCGCGCGGCGAAGGAGAAGGAGAAGGCGGCCGAGGCCTCCTGA
- the folK gene encoding 2-amino-4-hydroxy-6-hydroxymethyldihydropteridine diphosphokinase → MRPRQQRLLPERRVVLALGSNLGDRLAQLEAAVRALATTPGLRLDAVSKVVESPAWKLEGADEDAPAYFNAVVIGSTTLEPDDLLAATAAIESAGGRVRGEGEERWGDRTLDIDLIAVGGVVRDDAQLTLPHPRAGERAFVLEPWLDVEPHAVLPGRGPIAELRARATDRVTDRPEAIAWRRPRTSETAPAPGRTDPESSTP, encoded by the coding sequence GTGAGGCCGCGGCAGCAGCGGCTGCTGCCCGAGCGCCGCGTCGTCCTCGCCCTCGGCAGCAACCTGGGCGACCGGCTCGCGCAGCTGGAGGCCGCCGTCCGCGCGCTCGCGACGACCCCCGGGCTGCGCCTCGACGCGGTCTCGAAGGTGGTCGAGTCGCCGGCCTGGAAGCTCGAGGGCGCCGACGAGGACGCGCCCGCCTACTTCAACGCCGTCGTGATCGGCTCGACGACCCTCGAGCCCGACGACCTGCTCGCCGCCACGGCGGCGATCGAGAGCGCCGGCGGGCGGGTCCGCGGCGAGGGCGAGGAGCGCTGGGGCGACCGCACGCTCGACATCGACCTGATCGCGGTCGGCGGGGTCGTCCGCGACGACGCGCAGCTCACCCTCCCGCACCCCCGCGCCGGTGAGCGCGCCTTCGTGCTCGAGCCGTGGCTCGACGTGGAGCCGCACGCCGTCCTGCCGGGGCGCGGCCCGATCGCCGAGCTGCGTGCCCGCGCGACGGACCGGGTGACCGACCGGCCCGAGGCGATAGCGTGGCGGCGCCCGCGAACCTCCGAGACCGCCCCCGCCCCCGGCCGCACCGACCCCGAGAGCAGCACTCCGTGA